The following are encoded together in the Bos indicus isolate NIAB-ARS_2022 breed Sahiwal x Tharparkar chromosome 29, NIAB-ARS_B.indTharparkar_mat_pri_1.0, whole genome shotgun sequence genome:
- the LOC109554287 gene encoding tripartite motif-containing protein 64-like, with amino-acid sequence MDSDTLEAFQSELTCSICMNCFLDPVTIDCGHSFCRPCLSLCWEEGQTPRSCPECRGIAESPDFQTNIVLKRLASLARQSRADHDHSSEEQICVTHQEAKGLFCEADQTLLCGPCSEHPKHTAHSHRPIHRAAEESREKLLNRMDYLWGMREKVQLILTQEAKKAWSFKKFVALRKEMIKLEYQRMHPVLQGEEQLHLEALEQEANEICHQLKESVFRMSQYRESLKETYGELTELCHKPDMELLQVRKEVDVRTDLVEMQKPQSVNPELTCWPVTGILDTLNNFRVDNVLHQKMSFHNVSLSEDNTSLIFGDDDHGVSRKLQGGESFVAWGARAFTSGRHYWEADVTQSFNWILGVCKNILTSDTSISIDSEEAFLLFSVNVNDHYSLFTNTRPSVQYVKRPLGRIGVFLDYDNGAVSFYDVFRSSLIYSFLPSSISSPLKPFLCLRSP; translated from the exons ATGGATTCAGACACACTGGAAGCCTTCCAGAGTGAACTCACCTGCTCCATCTGCATGAACTGCTTCCTGGACCCCGTCACCATAGACTGTGGGCACAGCTTCTGCCGTCCCTGTCTGAGCCTTTGCTGGGAAGAAGGCCAGACTCCAAGGAGCTGCCCTGAGTGCAGGGGAATAGCAGAGAGCCCTGATTTCCAAACCAATATTGTGCTCAAGAGGCTGGCTTCCCTTGCCAGACAGTCCAGAGCTGACCACGACCACAGCTCTGAGGAGCAGATCTGTGTGACACACCAGGAAGCCAAAGGCCTCTTCTGTGAGGCTGACCAGACCCTGCTCTGTGGGCCCTGCTCTGAGCACCCCAAGCACACAGCTCACAGCCACAGGCCAATACACAGGGCTGCTGAGGAATCCCGG GAGAAACTTCTGAATAGAATGGATTATTTATGGGGAATGAGAGAAAAAGTGCAACTCATTCTGACTCAGGAAGCTAAAAAAGCTTGGTCATTTAag AAGTTTGTGGCCTTAAGGAAAGAGATGATCAAACTTGAATATCAGAGGATGCATCCCGTGCTCCAGGGGGAGGAGCAACTGCACCTGGAGGCCCTGGAGCAAGAAGCAAATGAGATTTGTCACCAACTCAAGGAGAGTGTGTTCAGAATGTCTCAGTACAGAGAAAGTCTGAAAGAAACATACGGAGAGCTGACTGAGTTGTGCCACAAGCCGGACATGGAGTTGCTCCAGGTGAGAAAGGAGG TAGATGTT AGGACTGACTTGGTAGAGATGCAGAAACCTCAGTCAGTGAACCCAGAGCTCACTTGCTGGCCTGTCACTGGAATCCTAGACACGCTGAACAACTTCAGAG TGGATAACGTTCTGCATCAGAAAATGAGCTTTCATAATGTGAGCCTTTCTGAGGATAATACAAGTCTGATATTTGGAGATGACGACCATGGCGTGTCCAGAAAGCTCCAGGGTGGGGAGAGTTTCGTGGCCTGGGGAGCTCGGGCCTTCACCTCCGGCAGGCATTACTGGGAGGCAGATGTGACACAGTCCTTCAACTGGATTCTGGGAGTCTGTAAAAACATCTTGACAAGTGATACCAGTATCAGCATTGATTCTGAAGAagcatttcttctcttttctgtgaaTGTGAACGATCATTATAGTCTCTTCACCAACACTCGACCCTCAGTTCAGTATGTAAAAAGGCCTCTGGGTAGGATTGGCGTGTTTCTGGATTATGACAATGGAGCTGTGAGCTTCTATGATGTTTTCAGGAGTTCCCTCATAtatagtttccttccttcctccatctcctcccctctGAAGCCTTTCCTTTGCCTTAGGTCTCCATGA